The following are encoded together in the Humulus lupulus chromosome 5, drHumLupu1.1, whole genome shotgun sequence genome:
- the LOC133777721 gene encoding G-type lectin S-receptor-like serine/threonine-protein kinase LECRK2: MAFSKRILVIILEKLFVILILINVEAQTIPSNIIKLGSSLSSNFTCNIGSRSSCWFSHSGLFAFGFYPQANGSAVGIWIVNQTDQTTIVWTANRDDPPLSSMATLELTEQGLELTDNSTMTESKVIAGAENEATSAALLDSGNFVLYLNRSIIWESFQLPTDTILGGQNLSQSQKLESSVSTTDHSSGKFRLVLQPSNTINLGLFPVNSSAAYWAPVPSGRIYSQLSLDFEGSLFLTGSDTDEDMIFVNGSSSSSSSSADGNRWKNGSVIYRATLDADGVFRLYSHHSHNVSLKNNTVSNAVVEWSALDNECMVDGICGMNSYCEIQREKADCYCYPGYAFINPMTRSTGCYRKFTADGCITGNDSREPASSVISSYNITPFENMSWYDSDTYSDVLKEKKACSNSCLDDCNCWAALHTDSNKRCRKYKFPLKNGKRGSFISATAFLKMVHLVNSSTKTPAATKSDATEARKSTILIILGSSLGSIAFLCSLLAISGFLLYKQRVHRYNKLLMENSKLGFGVDFGLHVFSYNELEEATEGFNDELGRGLFGAVYKGNLLYSGQNKAIAVKRLREVCGRGDKRVSS; this comes from the coding sequence ATGGCGTTTTCTAAACGTATCCTGGTGATTATACTAGAAAAACTCTTTGTCATTCTAATTTTAATCAATGTAGAAGCGCAAACAATCCCCTCCAACATCATCAAATTAGGTTCTTCCTTGTCCTCCAATTTCACTTGTAACATtggtagtagaagtagttgtTGGTTCTCACATTCTGGTCTTTTCGCCTTTGGTTTCTATCCACAAGCTAATGGCTCCGCTGTTGGGATATGGATAGTTAATCAAACCGATCAAACCACCATTGTTTGGACTGCGAATCGTGACGATCCACCTTTGTCCTCAATGGCCACTCTGGAGTTAACAGAACAAGGTTTGGAGTTAACAGATAATAGTACTATGACCGAATCAAAAGTCATTGCCGGTGCCGAGAACGAGGCAACTTCAGCTGCTTTACTTGACTCGGGGAATTTTGTGCTTTACCTCAATCGTTCTATCATTTGGGAGAGCTTTCAACTTCCGACTGACACCATTTTAGGTGGTCAGAACCTCTCCCAATCCCAAAAATTGGAATCTAGCGTTTCCACAACAGATCATTCAAGTGGAAAATTTCGCCTCGTTTTGCAACCGAGTAACACTATAAACCTTGGTTTGTTCCCTGTAAACTCCTCAGCCGCCTATTGGGCTCCTGTCCCCAGTGGCCGTATCTATTCTCAGTTGTCTCTCGATTTCGAAGGTTCTCTTTTTCTGACTGGTTCAGATACAGACGAAGACATGATTTTCGTAAAtgggtcttcttcttcttcttcctcttccgcAGATGGGAACAGATGGAAAAATGGTAGTGTTATCTATAGAGCAACGCTAGATGCCGATGGGGTTTTTAGATTGTATTCTCATCACAGTCACAACGTATCACTGAAGAACAATACTGTCTCAAATGCTGTGGTTGAATGGTCAGCACTGGACAACGAATGCATGGTAGATGGTATCTGTGGTATGAACAGTTATTGTGAGATCCAAAGGGAAAAGGCGGATTGTTATTGTTACCCTGGATACGCTTTCATAAACCCCATGACGAGATCCACCGGCTGCTACCGGAAATTCACCGCCGACGGCTGCATAACAGGAAATGATAGTAGAGAACCGGCTTCGTCCGTGATTAGTTCGTACAATATTACTCCTTTTGAGAACATGTCGTGGTACGATTCTGATACGTACTCAGATGTATTAAAAGAGAAAAAGGCTTGCAGCAACTCTTGCCTGGACGACTGTAACTGTTGGGCAGCGTTGCATACAGATTCAAACAAACGTTGCCGAAAATATAAGTTTCCACTCAAAAACGGTAAAAGGGGTTCATTTATATCAGCCACGGCTTTCTTGAAGATGGTACATTTAGTAAACTCTAGTACGAAAACCCCGGCTGCTACGAAATCCGACGCAACTGAAGCCAGAAAAAGTACAATCCTGATCATTCTTGGATCAAGTTTGGGCTCCATAGCATTCTTGTGCTCACTCTTGGCTATTTCGGGCTTCCTTCTTTACAAGCAGAGAGTTCATCGCTACAACAAGCTCTTAATGGAAAATTCCAAATTGGGGTTTGGTGTAGATTTTGGTCTGCATGTGTTTTCTTACAATGAGCTCGAGGAAGCGACAGAGGGATTCAATGACGAGCTTGGAAGAGGCTTGTTTGGAGCAGTCTACAAAGGGAATTTATTGTATAGTGGTCAAAATAAGGCCATTGCTGTAAAAAGACTCAGAGAAGTTTGTGGAAGAGGGGATAAGAGAGTTTCGAGCTGA
- the LOC133780205 gene encoding G-type lectin S-receptor-like serine/threonine-protein kinase LECRK1, translating into MSAIGMTHHRNLVQLLGFCIEESKMLLVYEFLSNGSLADLLCKDTTNRPSWKDRVRYVQEVAKGVLYLHEECAVHIIHGNLKSQNILLDESWTAKISDFGFARLLLMPSQQFRMSKALVEERSRYSAPEWQKNALISVKADVFSFGVVLLETICFKRNKDVKVSGEGEEMFLYRWVYNCYKAGELLKLVEGERNVDSRTLERLVRVGLWCTQDDPDLRPAMKTVILMLEGTVDVPSPLAT; encoded by the coding sequence ATGTCCGCCATTGGAATGACTCATCACAGGAACTTAGTTCAATTGCTAGGTTTCTGTATTGAGGAGTCTAAAATGCTTCTTGTTTATGAATTTTTGAGTAATGGTTCTCTTGCAGATCTTCTCTGCAAGGACACTACTAATCGACCTTCGTGGAAAGATAGAGTGAGATATGTTCAAGAAGTGGCTAAAGGGGTGCTCTATCTGCATGAAGAATGCGCGGTCCACATCATACACGGCAATTTGAAATCTCAAAATATTTTGCTAGATGAAAGTTGGACTGCGAAGATCTCTGATTTTGGTTTTGCCAGGCTATTATTAATGCCAAGCCAACAATTCAGAATGTCCAAAGCATTAGTTGAAGAAAGATCAAGGTACTCTGCCCCAGAATGGCAGAAGAATGCTCTAATATCAGTTAAAGCTGATGTTTTCAGCTTTGGTGTAGTGCTTTTGGAGACCATATGTttcaaaagaaacaaagatgTGAAGGTTTCCGGCGAGGGTGAAGAGATGTTTCTCTATCGTTGGGTTTATAATTGTTATAAGGCTGGAGAGTTGTTAAAGCTAGTGGAAGGTGAAAGAAATGTTGATTCGAGAACACTAGAAAGATTGGTGAGAGTGGGATTGTGGTGCACTCAAGATGATCCTGATTTGCGCCCTGCCATGAAGACTGTCATCTTGATGTTAGAAGGCACTGTGGACGTTCCTTCTCCACTAGCTACTTAA